The nucleotide window ACAAAGATTGTTTTGCATGGGATTACAACGAGATgcctggtttgaaacgagaagTGGTGGAGTTAAAATTACCAATTCGACAAGATAAAAAGCCAGTCAAACAGATTCCGCGTAGGTTCGCTCCACAAATCATACCAAAGATCAAAGAAGAGATCGATCGACTATTGAAATGCGGCTTTATCAGGCCTGCAAGGTATGTAGATTGGCTAGCAAATGTAGTtccagttaaaaagaaaaatgaaaccaTAAGGGTATGCATAGATTTTAGAGATCTGAATCTCGCTACCCCTAAAGACGAATACCCAATGCCGGTAGCAGAAATGCTAGTAGATTCAGCGGCGGGTTTCGATTACTTGAGTATGCTAGATGGGTACTCTGGTTACAATCAAATCTTTATTGCAGAAGAAGATATCGCTAAGACCGCATTTCGATACCCAAGGGCGTTAGGATGTTATGAATGGATAGTGATGTCATTTGGTCTATAAAATGCTGGTGCTACATACCAGAGAGCGATGAATTTAATGATGTTCCATGACTTCATAGAGAATTTTATGCAGGTTTACATAGATGACATTGTAGTGAAATCCTCTTCGGAAGAGAGACACTTGGAACATTTGCGCCAATCATTCGAAAGGATGAGGCAAtatggattgaaaatgaatccTTTAAAATGTGCATTTGGGGTTTGTGCAGGTGATTTCTTAGGGTTCGTTGTGCACAAAAAAGGAATCGAGATCAACCAGaacaaaaccaaagcaataattGAGACCAAGACTCCTTCTACAAAGAAAGAATTACAGTCTCTATTAggaaaaatcaactttctcCGAAGATTTATATCAAATCTAAGTGGCAAGACACAGGCTTTCTCACCACTACTTCGATTGAAGAAAGATGATGTTTTCAAATGGGTACCTGAGCACCAAAAAGCTTTCGATGAAATCAAGTCTTATTTGGTAAATCCTCCGATTCTTTCCCCTTTGTTGAAGGGTAGAAGAATGAAGTTACATATAGCAACGTCAGATGGCACCATAGGAAGTATGTTAGCACAAGAGGATGAATATGGCATAGAAAGggccatttattatttaagtcgagtacttaatgatgttgaaacaagatatcatcctagtgaaaaactttgtttgtgtttattcttCTCATGTACAAAACTTAAGCATTATATAAAGCCTTTTGACGTTTATGTGTATTCCcattttgatatcattaaacATATGCTGTCGAAACCAATCTGACATAGCCGAGTCGGGAAATGGGCCTTGGCATTGACAGAACATTCATTGACTTATCAATCATTAAAAGCTGTCAAAGGCCAAATTGTGGCCGATTTCATTGTAAATCATTCAGTGAGCGAGGTTTTGACAACCGAAATAGACAACCATTCATGGAATTTATATTTCGATGGTTCTAGTCATAAAAATGGTATTAGCATAGGGATAGTCCTAATATCGCCCAAACACCATAAATTTGAATACATGTTTCGAATCAATCAGTTTTGCTCTAACAACGAGGCCGAATACGAAGCCTTAATTACAGGTCTAGAAATTGCACTCGAACTGGGGGCAAGACACATCGAAATCAAAGGAGATTCTGAACTTGTCCTTAAACAGATGACAAAAGAATATAGGTGCGTTAAAGAAAGTTTGGTCACCTATCATGCAATAGCTAGCAGATTGCTAAAACAATTTACCCATGTGGGCATTCGGCACGTACCTCGAATGGAGAACCAACGTGCAAATGATCTGGCACAGAAGGCTTCTGGATACAAAGTCCCTAACGAACAGACACAGGAGCCAATAGAAATCAGAAACAGGCGAAATTCGATAGAATGTTTTCCTGGGAAATCGTTAACGCCAAAACTTGGGGGGACCAGAGCAAGCCAAGATTCCATAAAAGGTACGGATTTTGtcgaaatttttgtcattaacgatttaaatgaaaatgattagCGAAAACCCATAGTAGATTATCTGGAAAATCCAAATGGAGCCACCCCTCGAAAAGTGAAATACAGAGCCTTGAGCTATGTAATAATGGGTAATGAACTATTCAAAAAGACTTCAGAAGGAGTTTTATTGAAATGCCTAGAGGAAACAGACGCGTATTTGGCTGTTTCTAATACTCATGATGGAACATGCGGGACACTCCAAGCAGGCCACAAAATGAAATGGCTCTTGTTTCGACAAGGTTTGTATTGGCCGACTATGCTCAAAGACTGCATAGAAGGCCACaaaatgtaacgcccactttcgtttaatcgtttatttaatcgagtttaggcgattatattataattatataatatatgcatgattttggtatgttttgttgatttgtggtgaatttagtaatttgattgatgacgtgataagttatgagttttggaggatttgattatgatatgagaattattttattgttaaatagaataaagatttgaaaataatataaaatatttagttgagggctgttttgatattttagatagttttgggggagaaagtgagataagataagtaattaagaaaagatataaatagggaagacctaatttttagaaaaactattgtacgtgaaaacttttggaaaaagggagaaaaagccaagtctagaggaaccaagggagagtgctgcgattttcttcatacaaggtaagggttagactaataattcaatagtgttaatctctgtaattctgatgattagttgacaaagttaggattgatttagagaagttttggaattaggtcaaaaccctaaaaattgatgattaaacggtaaaacttgtttagattgatgaaagaaccgtcctttaaccttagaatatgattagtatgaattctggaatcaaaaccaagcttataACCATGGGAATCGAcagatttttgtgattttaggaagcctggccgtagcgacattcatcgctcgccacggcgagccatgatcctcgcctcgcgagtgatgagcttcatcgctcgccacgcaagccatttcccttcgcctcgcgagttgtttggttcaactcgccatggcgagcaatccccttcgcctcgcgagttgcgtgacgcagctcgccactgcgagccatcttactcgccatagcgagctaaggcagagtgcatgttagttttcgtgtttcgacctttttagttgaatcttttatgcctttgagtacctgaacatacctagtattgattaggaatgaatgtaggatcagagggaacccagaacaacattagtttgggagatgagtgttactcgccatggcgagtaagtactctcgcctcgcgagtacaaccaggatgaacttgtttatgtgtttgagCGATCTGtatcgcacttgttgatcaagagtgaatccCTAACTGGCAACGAGACCTAGTGATATCGTTTAATGCaaactgtagagttgtttaagttatattaatatcaattgaatatgaactattgtattgtatattcatgcaagataagaagatgtgataatgatacaaattatgtgctttgatataatgataccatcttgttatgtgacctgtttatgctgcttccgttatttaactaagtgcataagtatatgatgaagtttagctccaaattattggatgcatgttgataagtcgattatgttgttttgttcatatgtgtccatgcatagcatatcattgagcttagtcctcaccacgaatattaggagctttgtcctccgcacgttttataggagctttgtcctccacacgattaaagtatattaatacttatgatgacgattggtaccacatgcatataaggagtctaagagcattgtcacattgtcatgattaagatgctttgttgataatgattgattatgtgattacgtgatatgtgtttattgattatgctatgttattcctaattattggatacacgattacgtgataactgtttagcatttatgcaaagttaataatggaatgattatgatgctaatttatgattctcaattacattgattaatgttattttattatgaaatctcaccccttctgcttgaaaatgttgcccttcatatgggtaacttgcaggtgatcgtgcttagtgttcagttgccgtcgtgagtggccttgccttcactgtgtcgtctaggtcgctctgatacgtaacgggatggggttttatgctataacatgcttctttctcttacgtgaactgctatgataatttctgttttgattaactcttttgagatacttattgggcctgcgtgccaaaacgttctatgaattatgattatgattttccgctgcaatgtttaagatattggttaaattattatttaactgttggattacgttatatgtgatatcccgttgttttgatgcttactctgataaatgttatgtttttaaagaaattttgatattgggaaaacggggtttTACACGAAAGATGGTGAAATTCGCCGAAGATACAGGCTTTAAATTGCTAACTTCGACACCATACTATGCGCAAGCAAATGGTCAAGTTGAAGCAGCgaacaaaaacatcattgccaTTATTAAACGAAAAATAAAGGCAAAGCCCAAGAACTGGCCTGAAATATTAGGTGAAGCTTTATGGGCATGTCGAACATCTCCCAAAGAATCGACAAACACTACACCTTTTAGGTTGACATTTGGTCATGATGCTGTACTACCAGTAGAGATTCTGTTGCAATCAGTCAGAATCCAAAGACAATGCGAAATACCAGTTAATCATTATTGGGACATGGTCATGGACGAATTGACCGATCTCGATGAAGAAAGATTAACAGCGTTAGAAGTCCTTGCGagacaaaaagaaaaggtagcaaaagcatataataaaaaggtaaaatcgAAGTTTTTTGCCCAAGGAGATTTGGTATGGAAAGTGATCTTACCAATGGACAAGAAAGATAGAGCTTTGGGAAAATGGTCACCCGGATGGGAAGGACCATGGCAGATATTAAGGGTCTTTTCGAATAATGCTTATGAGATCGAAGAATTAAACGATGATCGAAGGATTTTACGAATAAATGGAAAGTACTTGAAAAAGTATAAACCAACGTTGCAggaaattaaaatcataaaagaatAATTCGAAAAGATAAATTCAAACATAGCATTTCATGGGGCCAACTAATGGGCGGTTTACACAAAAAGCTTCAAAATGAGCTCTAAAAGAGCGCAAAGTAAACAACTACAAAAGAAATGCTACAAACAGAAAATGATTCTTCGATGGAAAGCCCTACATAAGCTGGCCAAATCCAAAAAGATCGAGGAACCATCGAATCTCGCTATCCAGAAGACACCTAAGGCAGAAGCGTTGGAGATCATATTGTTCATCTTCAGCAGGATGATATCCTCGATAGTTGCGCCTCAATCCATCCCCGCGACAGGTTTGCCAGTTGTTGTAGAATCGACGACGGATTAACTGGGGAGGCAGTAATCTCTTGTACCAGCCTGAGACGAAGCGGAAACGGGTGTCCCCTCCTGTTATCTCCCTGCGATAGCGCGCGACATTTCTTGTCTCCAAAAGAGACCAGAAATCATGAAAGACTTCAGCAGTATCAGGCGTGATACCGTCAAGCACCCTCAGCAGTACGTCGAAGTAGAGAGCGGTCATAGAACCAGCATCCATGGCGTTCTTAAGAAAACTTTTTGACGGTAGGAATGCATGGCTCAATATCCAGCATGAATTGGGTACATCTCAAAATGCAGAACATATGATGTCCATGCTCCCACAAACGAAGTTGGAAATCCAACTTAGAATGAGTGGGCTTCAGATCGGTGAGCAGCCTGATGCAATCCTCACCAAAAGCTCTTGAGACCTTACGGTCTCTGCAGAGAGCAGCAatccttttgttttgtctttgaaaacaaaaaagatcgAACATGCTGTCTTTAGCAACCCTTGCAGCGATGTCTATGATCAGATCATCACTCAAACAACTTATGTAATCCATGAAGAAGGTTTTGTTTGTGGGAAAGTGTTTGATAAGCACAAAGAAAGATAAGTGAGAGATGAAGAGACAAGACTAAAAGGACGCTATTTATAAGAAGAGTGGGAAGTTGAAAAGCGGTTTTTCCCCCTGAAATACAAGTGACGGTCCTTTCCTCTTGATCATCATGGATTATCAACAGACACGTGGCGACAGATGCACGGTTTGATTGCCAAACCTTGGGAAGGAAGTTGTAAAAAACTTTATGTTTTATCTTCCCTAAAAAGAATctcataattagattttttgGAAGAATCACGGTTCCCAAGGCAAGCTAATCCTACCAAGTTAGGAAATGACTTTTTGGTTTCTCATCATTATGATCATCTTGAGATTTGTTCCAATTAAAGagcaattaaaaacaaaaaatatgcaaatatagtttctcaaaaaatattacTCCAAGTTTAAAAACGGTTGCTAGACCGTTATAAAGTTAATACGAGtacaatgaaaaacaaaataggaACCAAACTCCCATGATGGGTTCGATACAAGATGGTTACATTTGAAAACCAGAAGTAAGTTGATGCAGTTGTTGTTTTAAGCCATTGAGTTTGCCTTCAAGGGCTTTGCCTTGGGCAGTGAGAAGTGATATTTCCTGCCGAGAAGACTTCGATTCCTTAATCTTCTGGATGGCAATTTGGGCCTCTGACTTCATTATACCCTCTTTGGCCAAAAGCTGGGCTTTTTGGCCCTCCAGCTGCTCGATTTTGGCTTTATATTGAGCAATTGACGAGTCAATATCCGCTACTTGAGATTAGATGAGAGGAGTTTCTTGTCGAAAGGCTTCCAGCTTGGATTTAAATGCAGCAATCTCGACCAACAGTTGATCATATCGGAAGGTCTGTTCCTCAAGCTTGGACTTGCCATCTTTTCTTTGAAGGCACCCGTGCTTTATGTTATCCAATAAAGGCTCTAAAGCTTTAAAAAATTCCTGGAACTTGAGACCTGAGGGAAGAGCTATGAGTTTGTGAAATAATTCTTGTATTTCGAGAACAGCGTTCTCATCTTGCTCTATGATTTCAAATAAATCAACCCTCAACACTTTGCTTCGAAATTCCGCGAAGAGGTTTTCGGTCGAAGCTTGAGAAGGATCCCCAGTCGACACATTGGAGGATTTTCCGGTGCTCCTAGACATGAGGATGTTACTAGCCAAAAGATCGAAAGCATCCAAGGGATTAGACTCCTCAAGTTGACTTAGGTTTGTTGGAACCAAAGTTGGATCATGTTGAGGTGGCTCAGCATTGCCCTTAGAATCCGGGGTATGAGTGAGCGGAGGGTTTTCAGCAATGGGATCTTCTCTGGGAGTAACGATAAATTGATCGGCATCGAGATCCACTCCCACGTCACTACCTTCTTCCGGCACTTCACCTTGACGATCACTTGAGTCAACCACAATGTGATTAGGAGAAGTGATCTCCAAATCAGGTGTAAGAACGCTAGTTTCGACACCTTCATCCTCTTCAGCAATAGGTGAAGCTTTGGCTTGACCAACTTGAGCATGTTGGGGAATATCAATTTCATAGCCTGCGAGAGAAATACTGTTGTGAGAGGCATATTTCGAGACCCACggctaaaataataaaacaaaaaaggttTTTGTGAAAAATACCTTCGAAGCGTTGTCACCAACGCAAGAATGAGCATTGTTAGGATTTGAATCCTTGTGGGTTTTCATCTTCTTGGGGCTAGGTTGACACAAAGTTTCTTCTACTACAGCTGTCTCGAGGGCCGGAGAATCATGTTTCCTCTTTTTATGACTCTCTTTCGGTTGGATAGGCTCAGAGACAGCAATTCTTTCGGTAGCATCAGGAGAAATTTCAACCTGCAAGGAaagtttaaatttataaaaaaaacctcCCACGGAGAATATGGTTTGAAATCATTCGAGAAATGACTTACCTCATCTTCGACATTGTGGGCTTGTTTCCCTTTGGAAGATTTTTCGGACTTCTTCTTCTTGTCCGTTTTCGAAGATTTCTTCTTTTGAGCAGTCTTGTCAGACTTCGATCTAGATGTCCTTCGAGAGTTGTCTTCTTCCgggttgttataccctgattttggacctaaaaatacacattcaaatttcttttctaacactgatatttgtcaatttgatgttgttttatttttaattgcattttagtccctcaacaaacagaatcacaatttctctctccattcagttagatcaaaaactcagaaactatcaagaacatgaagaacatTCATGAACCCTAGAATTCCataatcacaattcatcaacaatttcaACTAAATTCGTTCAGTTCTCAGCGATTCttcaaagaatcatcatcattgaaccggattctctgcaattcaaggcgcgaattcgccattggcaaactcaagcaccgatcacagagaatcggtgaagaggaagaggaaaagaagaagaatttgaaccggtgaagaagaagaagaaagtgaatcAGTGAAGAAACACCAATATATTTTCGGTTTCGAAGCAACAAAAGAACCAGATGGAAGCTTTCCAAAGATCTTCGTCGAAAATCTCCGATTCAAAATTTCAGGTAAAACCTGAACACctttatttttccataaaaagCATCAACAAGAGTGAATCAGTACAGATCGAGaagattataaaaaatttgattcaagAAAAGttgaaaaccctaaaaaaaaattgaaaccgTAAATAAAAAGACTCGATCTGTAAGGATTCAAACCTTGCATACAAAAACCAATGCCAGATTCGTGcttagaataaaaaaatgaagagattgGTGTAAGATTCGTGAATTTCTAGTGAGATTAGAGGTTGCCGGAAAACTGgagatctcgccggagaagatgaagattccggcggacctatgaaggttccggccagatcttcatcttctccggccgcTCAATCCAGAAACCGGCGGAGGAAGGGAAGAGAGAGgcgagagcttctctcactaggatgagagaagagagagaaagaacttAGCAAAGTGATTAAACCGGTGTTAGCTTGCTTATATAGACCActagaccggaccggttcaagaccggtccaatcccttgcaatcctgagcgttggatctagggtttccctccctggatcaatccaacgcttcCTGTGCATCCAGGCcttaggttttgggcttgggcctccTTCTGCGCAGATTCCTTAGTTTCTTGTTAGTTTCTTGCTATTTTCACCTTGCTGTCTTGCTATTTGAACCCGTGcttgttcaatttttctcttaaaaattctaaaaattcatatgtgttctttaattcatttttggtatttcttgtgatgcttttacacattaaaaaactaataaaaaatgtatgtgatagttcttgatgttttttttactttttaattgaatttcttGTGCATTTCTTGTCACATTGTGTTCATGGTATCTTGGTGCATGAtatgagtgattaatatgcAATTTCATGTTGAATATGCTACTGATTGTGTAATTGCTTTACTGTTTTTGATGTGATTTGTTAGTTTCTTGTGTCGCAAGTATTgcatttcctttcatgttttggttattgttgtcatttttaCCGTTTCGCCTCGTAATTCTTTGCTTacttttcttaccattttacaACTTATTTTACTaacattttatttcttgtttcattcacCTCATAAGCATTCTATCATTTTATCTCCATTTCTTATAGTTTAGGTCTTTTACTATTCATTTCTATGTTAAAGTTGGCATGTAAATTTAGGtagttttaatttctcttttaaattcttgcaagaccatagaatgtaaactagggcctaTGTAAtggacaatggactctaatgatgtacaccgacacgcacaaacgttgtatgtttaccgctttagatgtatgcttaggaaacgcgatacttagaaaaatatcaattttccaaaataagtaaattccatcacttgaaaatttttcctaataaaccttggagtcaaaactccattgaattttccctttattttcttaatcaaactcaaatgaactctaattccaacttagacctttttaataataattgaaccaaccattcaccattttcttctctcatgcctttacggcctcattctcttcttcaaaaccattttccaaaacttaaaatcaatcaaacacaccaaaaatattttgaaagagaactacatggaattttgatcccttaaaagggtatgtaggcaagaggtcaaaacctctccaagtccaataaaataaaaatccaaaca belongs to Medicago truncatula cultivar Jemalong A17 chromosome 6, MtrunA17r5.0-ANR, whole genome shotgun sequence and includes:
- the LOC120576071 gene encoding uncharacterized protein, whose protein sequence is MVKFAEDTGFKLLTSTPYYAQANGQVEAANKNIIAIIKRKIKAKPKNWPEILGEALWACRTSPKESTNTTPFRLTFGHDAVLPVEILLQSVRIQRQCEIPVNHYWDMVMDELTDLDEERLTALEVLARQKEKVAKAYNKKVKSKFFAQGDLVWKVILPMDKKDRALGKWSPGWEGPWQILRVFSNNAYEIEELNDDRRILRINGKYLKKYKPTLQEIKIIKE